In one window of Saprospiraceae bacterium DNA:
- a CDS encoding Lrp/AsnC family transcriptional regulator — translation MADKLDKVDIRILNFLQENSKITNLELSRKIGLSPAPTLERVKKLEQLEIIESYHAKINPNKVNLSISTFVLINLAWHIPGAMDSFVAKIKEIDEITDCYVITGDADILMRVVCKDIQAYENLLFRKLSQIKEVERLKTLMTLSIVKSSNKLPIRLEDIDS, via the coding sequence ATGGCTGATAAACTGGACAAAGTAGACATTCGCATTCTCAATTTTTTACAAGAGAATAGCAAAATAACCAATCTTGAATTGAGCAGGAAAATTGGTTTGTCTCCTGCTCCAACATTAGAAAGAGTGAAAAAGCTCGAACAATTGGAGATCATCGAGAGCTATCATGCTAAAATAAACCCCAACAAGGTCAATTTATCAATAAGCACTTTTGTGCTAATCAATCTGGCCTGGCATATTCCCGGAGCAATGGATAGCTTTGTTGCAAAAATTAAAGAGATCGATGAAATCACAGATTGTTATGTGATCACGGGCGATGCCGACATTTTAATGAGGGTCGTTTGCAAGGATATTCAGGCTTATGAGAATTTATTGTTCAGAAAATTATCCCAGATCAAAGAAGTTGAGCGCTTGAAGACTTTGATGACCTTGTCCATTGTCAAGTCTTCCAATAAATTGCCAATCCGCCTGGAAGATATAGATTCCTGA
- a CDS encoding Glu/Leu/Phe/Val dehydrogenase, whose protein sequence is MSNNKVQSFLASVNQNFDKAASFTKIPKGILEQIKVCNAVYEMKFPVRIGDNIEVINAFRAQHSHHRLPTKGGIRYNEHVDKQEVEALAALMTYKCAIVDVPFGGAKGGVKINPKLYTEDQLEKITRRYTTELIRKNFIGPGLDVPAPDYGTGSREMAWIYDTFLTFRGGDIDAAGCVTGKPINQNGIRGRTEATGRGVYYGLREMCDTEDAMHKIGLTKGLAGKKVVIQGLGNVGSYTGSIMQEEGDVKIIAVSEYEGAIYNENGINFSELLKFRDENNGSIVGFPGSKTLNSREEALELECDILIPAALENQITFENANNIKAKIIGEAANGPVTSVAEEILLKKGIFIVPDMYLNAGGVTVSYFEWLKNLSHMRFGRMEKRFDSNTYSNFVGLIEKLTSKTIGEKERQFLTRGADEIDLVRSGLEETMVTSFQQIWETYKQNSNIDGLRSAAFVAALEKISNDYASLGIFP, encoded by the coding sequence ATGAGCAATAATAAAGTTCAATCCTTTTTAGCCAGTGTCAACCAGAATTTTGATAAAGCGGCATCCTTTACAAAAATACCCAAAGGCATCCTCGAGCAAATAAAGGTCTGCAATGCCGTTTACGAAATGAAATTTCCGGTTCGCATTGGAGACAATATTGAAGTAATCAATGCTTTCCGGGCTCAGCACAGCCATCACAGGCTTCCGACCAAAGGAGGTATCCGATACAACGAACACGTCGATAAACAAGAAGTGGAAGCACTTGCAGCGCTAATGACCTACAAATGTGCAATTGTCGATGTTCCTTTTGGGGGTGCTAAAGGTGGAGTTAAAATCAATCCGAAATTATATACAGAAGATCAACTCGAAAAAATCACGAGGAGGTATACCACTGAGCTTATCCGTAAAAATTTTATTGGCCCGGGCCTTGATGTTCCAGCTCCAGATTACGGAACGGGCTCTCGTGAAATGGCTTGGATCTACGACACATTTTTAACGTTCAGAGGTGGAGATATAGATGCTGCCGGCTGCGTAACGGGCAAACCGATCAACCAGAATGGGATCCGTGGTAGAACAGAAGCTACAGGAAGAGGTGTCTATTATGGATTGCGCGAGATGTGCGATACAGAAGATGCTATGCATAAAATTGGTCTCACCAAAGGGCTTGCGGGTAAAAAAGTAGTGATCCAGGGTCTGGGAAATGTAGGCTCATATACCGGGTCTATCATGCAGGAAGAGGGGGATGTTAAAATCATCGCAGTAAGCGAATACGAAGGCGCTATTTACAATGAAAATGGCATCAATTTTTCTGAATTATTAAAATTCAGAGATGAAAACAACGGAAGTATTGTTGGTTTTCCGGGATCAAAAACGCTGAATAGCAGGGAAGAAGCCCTCGAGCTGGAATGTGATATCCTTATTCCGGCAGCATTGGAAAATCAAATTACCTTCGAAAATGCAAACAACATTAAAGCAAAAATAATAGGTGAAGCGGCTAATGGTCCGGTCACTTCAGTAGCAGAAGAAATTCTACTAAAAAAAGGAATATTCATTGTTCCGGATATGTATCTCAACGCAGGGGGTGTAACCGTTTCTTATTTTGAATGGCTGAAGAACCTTTCCCACATGCGCTTTGGCCGGATGGAAAAACGATTTGATTCAAACACTTATTCAAACTTTGTGGGCCTCATCGAAAAACTTACATCCAAAACGATAGGTGAAAAAGAAAGGCAATTCCTTACACGTGGAGCAGACGAAATCGATTTGGTGCGTTCGGGACTTGAAGAAACGATGGTGACCTCTTTTCAGCAAATTTGGGAGACCTACAAGCAAAATTCCAATATCGACGGATTGAGAAGTGCGGCTTTTGTCGCGGCACTGGAAAAAATCTCCAACGACTACGCAAGTCTGGGTATATTTCCATAG
- a CDS encoding TraB/GumN family protein, whose product MALSNGLLWSIQQPESKPSYLLGTIHMNSVFFERHFMLFKKILSECHTFAAEVNLDQLQGIPMAELFRMNDLPSWFQLLRENQRVKLEKRALQYFNIHIQDYQSYHPILLIHLLTLQMIEIQNAKSFDQSLWELADDLGLEKTGLESIEQHFDAMHSYPVPQQIKMLKKLIANPVKARTRLKQMVKHYNQQDIKYLYQESKRMLGSHRKSMLYDRNAIMVQKILNEMQTKSCFFSCGAAHLYGSFGVLRLLKNKSCLLKPIPL is encoded by the coding sequence ATGGCATTGAGTAATGGATTATTGTGGTCCATCCAACAACCGGAAAGTAAACCATCCTATTTATTAGGAACGATTCACATGAATAGTGTTTTTTTTGAAAGGCATTTCATGCTTTTTAAAAAAATTTTATCAGAATGCCACACATTTGCAGCTGAGGTAAATCTTGACCAATTGCAGGGTATTCCAATGGCAGAATTATTCAGAATGAATGATCTGCCAAGCTGGTTTCAACTTCTTAGGGAAAACCAAAGAGTAAAACTCGAAAAACGTGCTTTGCAGTATTTTAATATTCATATTCAGGACTATCAGTCCTATCATCCCATTTTATTGATTCATTTGCTGACATTGCAAATGATTGAGATTCAAAATGCAAAAAGCTTCGATCAGTCGCTTTGGGAGCTTGCTGATGATTTGGGTCTTGAAAAAACAGGTTTAGAATCGATCGAACAACATTTTGATGCCATGCATTCATACCCGGTGCCACAACAAATCAAAATGTTAAAAAAGTTGATTGCGAATCCTGTAAAAGCCCGTACCCGGTTGAAACAAATGGTGAAGCATTATAATCAACAGGATATAAAATACCTGTATCAGGAAAGCAAACGAATGTTAGGCAGCCATCGAAAGTCTATGTTGTACGACCGCAACGCCATCATGGTTCAAAAAATTCTTAATGAAATGCAAACCAAAAGCTGCTTTTTTAGTTGTGGAGCAGCACATTTATATGGATCTTTTGGTGTCCTCCGGTTGCTTAAAAATAAGTCCTGTTTATTAAAACCGATTCCATTGTAA
- a CDS encoding N-acetylmuramoyl-L-alanine amidase, with the protein MRIFLIYMLLCLLPGMASSNPVPKSKSVYVTVKAADGDGVYSLLRKYRLLDDPSNLKLFYSFNKLKPNVELIKGKTYKLPLTIHNYDGKSIKSSMGWKDAILVKGLENYNQFLSEQKLKSGFDQKAKKIYVPEKKQMLQGWSKIEQTVVHQKNPSEKKSTNLENAPGKGKIKETVATKQIDRKQQFLIAGMGKTSIESKLVADRKLSLSEIRELEVRLTANSKSLVGSAVRASSNTLKVPLFGKKYESVEIKNESLSNQVFYIVPGHGGPDPGAIAKNVDGAYTICEDEYAYDVSLRLAKNLMEQGAIVYIIVEDENDGIRDEMYLECDQDETNIGGLKIPVNQKKRLKQGITKVNKLYKKYKKKGYTKQWMLSLHIDAQSEVNRQDVFFYYQSESQTSKNKAIDIQKVFEDKYQVYRKNREYDGTVSARPLYVVRNSDPEPVFIELANIHNPEDRKRILFPKNRQLLADWITEGFMN; encoded by the coding sequence ATGCGGATCTTCCTCATATATATGCTTCTTTGTCTCCTTCCGGGAATGGCATCATCAAATCCTGTTCCGAAGTCAAAATCTGTATACGTCACCGTAAAAGCTGCAGATGGCGATGGCGTCTATTCGCTGTTGAGAAAATACAGATTATTGGATGACCCTTCCAATCTAAAACTTTTTTACAGTTTTAACAAGTTAAAGCCCAATGTTGAACTTATTAAAGGTAAAACTTACAAATTACCCCTTACCATTCATAATTACGATGGTAAAAGCATCAAAAGCAGTATGGGATGGAAAGATGCCATTTTGGTTAAAGGACTGGAGAATTACAATCAGTTTCTAAGCGAACAAAAATTAAAATCGGGATTTGATCAAAAAGCGAAAAAAATTTATGTTCCTGAAAAAAAACAGATGCTTCAGGGCTGGAGTAAAATAGAGCAGACCGTTGTTCATCAAAAAAATCCGAGTGAAAAGAAATCAACAAATTTGGAAAATGCTCCAGGTAAAGGCAAAATCAAAGAAACCGTTGCAACAAAACAAATCGATCGCAAACAACAATTTTTAATTGCCGGCATGGGAAAAACCTCGATAGAATCAAAACTGGTTGCAGATCGTAAACTCAGTTTAAGTGAAATCAGGGAACTTGAAGTCCGCTTAACTGCAAATTCAAAATCTTTGGTTGGAAGTGCCGTCAGGGCATCGTCGAATACTTTGAAGGTCCCGTTGTTTGGAAAGAAATATGAATCTGTCGAAATTAAAAATGAGTCTTTAAGCAATCAGGTGTTTTATATTGTACCCGGCCATGGAGGGCCTGATCCGGGCGCTATTGCTAAAAATGTCGATGGCGCTTATACCATTTGCGAAGATGAATATGCCTATGATGTCAGTTTGCGTTTAGCTAAAAATCTGATGGAACAAGGGGCAATCGTTTACATCATCGTCGAAGACGAAAATGACGGAATCAGAGATGAAATGTACCTCGAATGCGATCAGGATGAAACCAACATTGGCGGACTTAAAATTCCTGTTAATCAGAAAAAACGATTAAAACAGGGAATCACGAAAGTGAATAAGCTTTATAAGAAATACAAAAAGAAAGGTTATACAAAACAATGGATGTTATCCCTGCATATTGATGCCCAAAGTGAAGTCAACAGGCAGGATGTCTTCTTTTATTATCAATCGGAAAGTCAGACCAGTAAGAACAAAGCCATAGACATCCAAAAAGTTTTTGAAGATAAATACCAGGTCTACCGAAAGAACCGGGAATACGATGGCACGGTGAGTGCCCGCCCTCTCTATGTCGTCCGCAACTCGGATCCGGAACCTGTTTTTATTGAATTGGCCAACATTCACAATCCGGAAGACCGAAAGCGCATTCTGTTTCCAAAAAACAGGCAACTGCTAGCCGATTGGATCACTGAGGGATTTATGAACTAA
- the fdhD gene encoding formate dehydrogenase accessory sulfurtransferase FdhD, whose protein sequence is MNHEPHLKHIKILKSKETHQIVDDVVSVEEPLEMVLKYYKHEKQVVNTLSITMRTPGQDEELVLGYLHNEGILQHPIEDVSQLEFRFDCHGECIEQQTIVIHIKKGILPHTEHMSRTGYSNSSCGICGKASIDLLMNQCVYLLRNEQAVIPIQTLYALPEKLRQVQASFNQTGGIHCCALFDSSGHLELWAEDVGRHNAMDKLCGMLLKNNRIPLGDHIIVLSGRASFELIYKACMIGCPVIASIGAPSSLAIETANAYGMTLIGFLKSDQANIYTHPQRVSEFSKIKI, encoded by the coding sequence ATGAACCACGAACCTCATCTTAAACACATTAAAATCCTTAAATCAAAAGAAACGCATCAAATCGTTGATGATGTGGTTAGCGTAGAAGAACCTCTGGAAATGGTACTTAAATATTATAAACACGAGAAGCAAGTAGTAAATACCCTGAGCATTACCATGCGCACACCAGGCCAGGATGAAGAATTGGTACTGGGATATTTACACAATGAAGGCATACTTCAACACCCCATCGAAGATGTAAGTCAACTGGAATTCAGATTTGATTGCCACGGAGAATGCATCGAACAACAGACCATTGTCATCCATATTAAAAAAGGAATTTTACCCCATACCGAACACATGAGTCGGACGGGATACAGCAATTCCAGTTGCGGAATTTGCGGTAAAGCCTCTATTGATTTATTGATGAACCAGTGTGTGTATTTACTCCGGAATGAACAAGCCGTAATTCCTATTCAAACGCTTTACGCGTTGCCCGAAAAGCTCAGGCAAGTTCAAGCTTCCTTCAACCAAACGGGCGGTATCCACTGCTGTGCTTTATTTGATTCCAGCGGACATTTAGAGCTGTGGGCTGAAGATGTCGGGAGACATAATGCCATGGATAAATTGTGTGGAATGTTGCTAAAGAATAACAGAATACCCCTCGGTGATCACATCATCGTTTTAAGTGGCAGGGCCAGTTTTGAGTTGATATATAAAGCCTGTATGATTGGTTGTCCGGTCATCGCGTCCATCGGTGCACCTTCCAGCCTGGCCATCGAAACAGCAAATGCTTATGGAATGACATTGATTGGATTTCTAAAATCAGATCAAGCCAATATTTACACCCATCCTCAAAGAGTGTCTGAATTTTCGAAAATAAAGATTTAA
- the ccsA gene encoding cytochrome c biogenesis protein CcsA, whose translation MMTPRHLWWKILAALLFLVVLHRGLLTPLKHGLVDVQPSRFLAGEDISFDIYAYNSNYDLCKDSLQVYLRPVPGEIHGSSILMLAANKVEAIDHAKLRAFFKLPNFNPDIVGVSLFSVLVDNPVDGAAVIPSKVIIQQDSINLESGLASWTSKEKPEFHFKNKFHFPYRNILVETIRNTFFHVSLWFAMFLLLGMSVYFSFKYLKDPNPDHDLKAFALMRTALLFGLLGCITGSIWARYTWETWWITDIKLNMAALSMLIYIAYLVLRASLEDMDRKRRIAAAYNIFALIAVIPMIFVLPRLTDSLHPGNGGNPAFGTDDMDNALRLIFYPSVLAFMLLGLWLASLLYRIDRIHAIISEKENNY comes from the coding sequence ATGATGACCCCCAGGCATTTGTGGTGGAAAATATTGGCTGCACTCCTTTTTCTCGTGGTACTCCACCGGGGACTGCTTACCCCCTTGAAACACGGCTTGGTCGATGTGCAGCCTTCCCGGTTTCTTGCTGGTGAAGACATCAGTTTTGATATTTATGCTTATAACAGCAATTACGATCTATGTAAAGATTCCCTACAAGTATATCTGCGACCTGTACCCGGTGAAATACATGGATCTTCTATATTAATGCTCGCAGCAAACAAGGTTGAAGCAATAGATCACGCGAAACTTCGCGCTTTTTTCAAACTTCCAAATTTTAATCCCGATATCGTCGGCGTCAGTTTATTCAGCGTACTCGTAGACAATCCCGTCGATGGAGCTGCAGTGATTCCATCGAAAGTGATCATCCAACAGGATAGCATCAACCTGGAAAGCGGCCTGGCTTCGTGGACCTCGAAGGAAAAACCGGAATTTCATTTTAAAAACAAGTTCCATTTTCCATACAGAAACATACTTGTAGAAACGATACGAAATACGTTTTTTCATGTATCGCTGTGGTTTGCTATGTTCCTGCTTCTGGGCATGTCTGTTTATTTCAGTTTCAAATATTTAAAAGACCCCAATCCGGATCACGACCTCAAAGCATTTGCTCTGATGAGAACGGCACTGCTTTTTGGATTGCTCGGATGCATCACAGGTTCCATTTGGGCCAGATATACCTGGGAAACCTGGTGGATCACCGATATTAAGTTAAATATGGCAGCATTGAGTATGTTGATTTATATCGCTTATCTGGTCCTGCGCGCTTCTCTCGAAGACATGGACAGGAAGCGTAGAATTGCTGCTGCCTACAACATATTTGCACTGATCGCTGTCATTCCTATGATCTTTGTTTTGCCCAGACTGACGGACAGTCTCCATCCGGGTAATGGGGGGAATCCAGCTTTTGGGACCGATGATATGGACAATGCCCTGAGGCTTATATTTTATCCGTCTGTTTTGGCATTTATGTTGTTGGGTTTGTGGTTGGCAAGTTTGTTGTACAGAATAGACCGGATCCATGCAATTATTTCTGAAAAAGAGAATAATTACTGA
- a CDS encoding DUF4249 family protein, with translation MMNKFNRILTYVSVVLFAACETEYFPSTDIYEKQLTVESYLELSNETVPPFCILTSSIPYTSGLDTGVINNIYVRGAQVSVEYNNQKVILQEFCLSQLQEPFRSELIRQFGFDPDSVQTDFCAYLDIAREIVLQPGDFYTLEIVFNGDTTRSIAQMPLYNNIDSFWFEKPPGRNNNDTFAQLYCIISDNPLVADYYRYYTAGQGERLIPDLNSVTDDVFFDGKSFEFSLFKARGLDEEFDDNTGLFRRGDTIRVKWCNIPKEHFQFWNSLEASRTRQGPFSSYVRIEGNIPGALGIFGTQHCRTYTLIVPKE, from the coding sequence ATGATGAATAAATTTAACCGCATCCTAACATACGTTAGTGTCGTTTTATTTGCGGCATGTGAAACAGAATATTTTCCCTCCACAGATATATATGAAAAGCAGTTAACAGTCGAGTCTTATCTTGAATTGAGCAATGAAACAGTACCGCCGTTCTGCATCCTGACATCCTCTATTCCTTATACCTCAGGCCTGGATACTGGTGTGATCAATAATATCTACGTAAGAGGCGCACAGGTTTCAGTTGAATACAACAACCAAAAAGTGATCTTACAGGAATTCTGCCTCAGTCAGCTTCAGGAGCCTTTCCGGTCTGAGTTGATCAGGCAATTTGGTTTTGATCCCGATAGTGTTCAGACTGATTTTTGCGCTTATCTGGATATCGCAAGGGAAATAGTGTTGCAGCCTGGAGATTTTTATACTTTGGAAATTGTATTCAATGGCGATACAACGCGGTCCATCGCTCAAATGCCGCTATACAACAATATTGATAGTTTCTGGTTTGAAAAGCCTCCCGGGAGAAATAACAACGATACCTTTGCACAGCTGTATTGCATTATTTCCGATAATCCTTTAGTTGCTGATTACTACCGCTATTATACTGCGGGTCAAGGTGAGCGGCTGATACCCGATCTGAATTCTGTGACCGACGATGTTTTTTTTGATGGCAAGTCCTTTGAATTTTCATTGTTTAAAGCCAGAGGCCTGGATGAAGAATTTGATGATAATACAGGATTGTTCCGCAGAGGAGATACCATCCGTGTCAAATGGTGCAATATCCCCAAAGAACATTTTCAATTCTGGAATTCTCTGGAAGCTTCGCGGACAAGGCAAGGTCCATTTTCTTCTTATGTCAGGATAGAGGGAAATATTCCAGGTGCCTTAGGTATCTTTGGCACACAACATTGCAGAACTTATACTTTAATTGTACCAAAAGAGTAG
- a CDS encoding ABC transporter permease, whose product MLQLIKKEALAEWRNPYQIGGLMSFLAGVSFLVYFFSGRTDPKVWNLLYWLVFLFLCFFSAARVYEEDNLKYRIYNHQLYQPMQLFLAKMVYLGFLLFALGMVLLFVYNILLPIPGGADWKWLPLLVLVSFGFACLTCFTSFIASHGQSRQMLMVVITLPLCFPLMGTAFACSAGILSGQELQMVLSKLYPVIAIDLFAFAFVLFLLPLTWKN is encoded by the coding sequence ATGTTGCAATTAATCAAAAAAGAAGCCCTGGCGGAATGGAGAAATCCTTATCAGATTGGGGGCTTGATGAGTTTTCTGGCTGGAGTCAGTTTTCTGGTTTACTTTTTCTCCGGGCGCACAGATCCCAAAGTTTGGAATTTGCTTTACTGGCTGGTTTTTTTATTTCTTTGTTTTTTCTCCGCCGCGAGGGTTTACGAAGAAGACAATCTGAAATACAGAATTTACAACCATCAGCTCTATCAACCCATGCAGCTGTTCCTGGCTAAAATGGTATACCTGGGCTTTTTGCTGTTTGCTTTAGGCATGGTTCTGCTCTTCGTTTACAATATTCTATTGCCAATACCCGGGGGGGCTGATTGGAAATGGTTGCCGTTGTTGGTCTTGGTAAGTTTTGGATTTGCCTGCCTTACTTGTTTTACCTCATTTATTGCAAGCCATGGACAGTCCAGGCAAATGCTTATGGTGGTGATCACCCTTCCTCTATGCTTCCCTTTGATGGGTACAGCTTTTGCATGTTCAGCCGGGATTTTATCAGGACAAGAATTGCAAATGGTCCTTTCTAAATTATATCCGGTTATTGCTATTGATTTGTTTGCGTTTGCATTCGTGCTATTCCTCTTACCTTTGACCTGGAAAAATTAG
- a CDS encoding TonB-dependent receptor, translated as MNALKIASLVFFFCWDASAQQFHTLSGYVKEQESGETMIGVNIFLADQPHIGTVSNLYGFYSLTLPKGTHTLVFSYLGYLPFPLKIELDSNIHQDILMSPGIQMKEVVVSAEDPRKNVENTEMGTIDLDMETVKKLPALFGEVDLLKSLQLLPGISSASEGTAGIYVRGGGPDQNLVLLDEAIVYNTGHLFGFFSVFNSDAIKNTTLIKGTIPAQYGGRISSVIDVQMKEGNSEDFVAEGGIGLIASRLTVQGPLASGKSSFIVSGRRTYALDLAQPFINKTKFEGTNYYFYDLNAKVNYKLGDRDRVYLSGYFGRDVFKFRNVERDFGISLPYGNSTGTIRWNHLWSDQFFSNVSLITNNYDFNLYGGQESFQFDIKSGVRNFTLKTDADYYPNPQHQWKFGSRYTYHKLSPNVVTATSGDVNFETEFEPKYGHEIELYVQDEWSIHSHLKFNLGLRLSSFLHVGPYNSIIQQKEFNSNELVKTYFNPEPRIIANWILNQSSSIKTGFTLSNQYIHLVSNSGSTLPADVWVPSTELIKPQQGAQVAIGYFKNFDDNSFETSVELYYRRMNNQLDYRESYVENFSSDVENEFISGKGRAYGLELFLKENKGSFTGWIGYTFSKTERWFDAIENGRIYPAVYDRPHDLSLVLNYNLSRNWNVSASFIYASGKTFTPIKSLFIIEGRPNIEYGPRNSQRLDDYHRMDLSFVYENKTKKNKSFHSSWAFSIYNVYNNKNSFFTYTDFNSDILTGNASVKSYEVTIFTIIPSVTWNFYWNLSKKKSNDE; from the coding sequence ATGAACGCCCTCAAAATAGCAAGCTTGGTTTTCTTTTTCTGTTGGGATGCATCTGCACAGCAATTTCATACGCTGAGTGGTTATGTAAAAGAGCAGGAATCCGGAGAAACCATGATTGGAGTAAACATATTTTTAGCCGATCAGCCTCATATCGGTACAGTAAGTAATTTGTACGGATTTTATTCGCTTACATTGCCCAAAGGCACTCATACATTGGTTTTCTCTTATTTGGGTTATCTGCCTTTTCCATTAAAAATTGAACTCGACAGCAACATCCATCAAGACATTTTAATGTCCCCAGGAATTCAGATGAAGGAAGTTGTTGTGTCGGCTGAAGATCCGCGGAAAAATGTGGAGAACACCGAAATGGGTACGATCGATCTCGACATGGAAACTGTCAAAAAGTTGCCGGCTTTGTTCGGAGAAGTTGATCTTTTGAAATCATTGCAATTGTTGCCTGGAATATCATCTGCATCTGAAGGCACTGCAGGAATTTATGTGAGAGGTGGCGGACCGGATCAAAATCTCGTTTTGCTGGACGAAGCCATCGTTTACAACACGGGTCACCTTTTTGGATTTTTCAGCGTATTTAATTCAGATGCGATAAAAAATACAACCCTCATCAAAGGAACCATTCCTGCACAATATGGAGGTAGAATTTCATCGGTAATTGATGTACAGATGAAAGAAGGCAATTCAGAAGATTTTGTAGCTGAAGGAGGGATAGGGTTGATTGCCAGCAGACTCACGGTCCAGGGACCTCTTGCTTCCGGTAAAAGTAGTTTTATCGTGTCTGGAAGAAGAACCTACGCACTGGATCTCGCTCAACCGTTTATCAATAAGACAAAATTCGAAGGCACTAATTATTATTTCTACGATCTGAATGCAAAAGTCAATTATAAATTGGGAGATCGCGATCGGGTATATCTCAGCGGTTACTTTGGAAGAGATGTTTTTAAATTCAGAAATGTGGAGCGCGATTTCGGGATCTCTCTCCCTTATGGAAATTCTACGGGAACCATACGATGGAATCATTTATGGTCTGACCAATTCTTTTCCAATGTCTCTTTGATCACAAACAATTACGATTTTAATTTGTACGGCGGACAGGAGAGTTTCCAATTTGATATTAAATCGGGTGTTCGCAATTTTACGTTAAAGACGGACGCAGATTATTATCCAAATCCACAGCATCAATGGAAATTTGGATCCAGGTATACTTACCATAAACTGAGTCCGAATGTTGTTACAGCAACCAGTGGCGATGTAAACTTTGAAACTGAATTTGAACCAAAATACGGACACGAAATTGAGCTTTATGTTCAGGATGAATGGAGCATCCACAGCCATCTGAAGTTTAATTTAGGACTCAGATTATCTTCATTCTTGCATGTGGGTCCATACAATTCAATAATTCAACAAAAAGAATTTAATAGCAATGAATTGGTGAAAACCTATTTCAATCCGGAACCCAGGATCATAGCCAACTGGATACTGAATCAAAGCAGTTCCATAAAAACCGGATTTACGCTTTCCAACCAATATATACATCTGGTCAGCAACTCTGGCAGCACCTTGCCGGCTGATGTCTGGGTGCCTAGCACGGAATTGATCAAACCACAACAAGGAGCTCAGGTTGCCATAGGGTACTTTAAAAATTTCGACGACAATTCTTTCGAAACATCGGTAGAACTGTATTACCGGAGAATGAACAATCAACTGGATTACCGGGAAAGTTATGTTGAAAATTTCAGCTCCGATGTCGAAAATGAATTCATATCCGGCAAGGGAAGGGCCTATGGATTAGAACTTTTCTTAAAAGAGAACAAAGGCAGTTTTACAGGATGGATCGGTTATACTTTTTCGAAAACTGAACGGTGGTTTGATGCCATCGAAAATGGAAGGATCTATCCGGCTGTATACGACAGGCCTCATGATTTGTCGCTTGTGCTGAACTACAATTTATCGAGAAACTGGAATGTTTCAGCAAGTTTTATTTATGCAAGCGGGAAGACATTTACCCCTATCAAGAGTTTGTTTATCATTGAAGGACGGCCAAACATAGAATACGGACCAAGAAACAGTCAGCGCTTGGACGATTATCATCGAATGGATTTGTCGTTTGTTTATGAAAACAAAACAAAGAAAAATAAATCATTTCATTCGAGTTGGGCATTCAGTATTTATAATGTGTACAATAATAAAAATTCATTTTTTACATACACCGATTTCAATTCAGACATTCTTACCGGCAATGCATCAGTGAAATCATATGAAGTTACCATTTTTACCATTATTCCGTCTGTGACCTGGAATTTTTATTGGAACCTTTCTAAAAAGAAATCAAATGATGAATAA
- a CDS encoding CcmD family protein, with the protein MVNIFHQIRNFLNTNAPGFFILGSADFMRQTGKIHVVYAVLTVIFLGIVVFLLFLEKRLKNLENKTDHEQ; encoded by the coding sequence ATGGTTAATATCTTCCATCAGATCCGCAATTTCCTAAACACCAATGCACCTGGATTTTTTATCTTAGGTTCTGCCGATTTTATGAGGCAAACCGGTAAAATTCATGTCGTATATGCTGTTTTGACGGTTATTTTCCTCGGTATCGTTGTTTTTTTACTCTTTCTTGAAAAACGTTTAAAAAATTTAGAAAATAAAACAGACCATGAGCAATAA
- a CDS encoding gliding motility protein GldC: MRVRLDEGQIPASIEWRADENQENWIKAKAFLLSIFEEDSRNTMKLDLWTSDFQMGEMDRFMFYTLRSLCETYLRATNNVDLANDFNSFIEHFGKQTELLQKS, encoded by the coding sequence ATGAGAGTTCGACTGGATGAGGGTCAAATACCAGCTTCCATAGAGTGGAGAGCAGACGAAAACCAGGAAAACTGGATAAAAGCTAAAGCCTTTTTGTTGTCGATTTTCGAAGAAGATTCCAGAAATACGATGAAACTCGATTTATGGACTTCAGATTTCCAAATGGGGGAAATGGATCGATTTATGTTTTATACCTTGAGGTCATTATGTGAAACGTATTTAAGAGCTACGAATAATGTAGACTTGGCAAATGATTTCAATTCGTTTATCGAACATTTTGGAAAGCAAACTGAATTGTTGCAAAAGTCTTAG